The Ahaetulla prasina isolate Xishuangbanna chromosome 14, ASM2864084v1, whole genome shotgun sequence genome includes a region encoding these proteins:
- the LOC131185197 gene encoding uncharacterized protein K02A2.6-like: MAQAYQQLEVDDATAEAQTIVTHRGAFKCRRLQFGVCVAPGIFQSLMERLLHGLPGVIPYFDDIFVSAMSEAELVNRLRIVLSRFRQKGLKLKLHKCKLGVRQVEFLGFLVDANGLHPSPSKSRSTDS; this comes from the exons ATGGCTCAAGCATATCAGCAGTTGGAGGTGGACGATGCAACTGCGGAAGCACAGACCATCGTCACACACAGGGGAGCATTCAAGTGTCGTCGGCTCCAATTCGGCGTGTGCGTCGCCCCCGGCATCTTTCAGAGCCTCATGGAGAGGCTTTTACATGGCTTGCCGGGAGTGATACCATATTTTGATGACATATTCGTGTCAGCCATGTCCGAAGCAGAGCTTGTTAACCGCCTTCGTATTGTATTGTCTCGTTTCCGGCAGAAGGGACTAAAGCTTAAACTGCACAAATGCAAGCTAGGCGTACGACAGGTCGAATTCCTCGGGTTCCTGGTGGACGCCAATGGTCTGCACCCATCACCGTCGAAG AGCCGCTCCACCGACTCCTGA